The bacterium genome includes a region encoding these proteins:
- the recF gene encoding DNA replication/repair protein RecF → MYQEPPASKLFYRHHTTSDRPDMHIKTLNLTNFRNYENLEVKPDNGLNVLVGMNAQGKSAILEAIYLLATSKSHRTSRDMDLIRLGESVAWICAEVVRSERNDALLEIALSRTEPKTVKINKVRHPKIGDIVGQLNAVIFSNSDIEMVRGEPSLRRRFLNLEISQVSPQYIYALGRYKRVLSQRNNLLRDIKASKIQSADIDAWDSQLVEYGSAIISRRAKFIGFLAECAANIYSSLTDNTEELKVTYKPNIDPASLHSEKEIAEKFANALIGRRYIDIMRGTTTSGPHRDDMALSVNGMAAREFASQGQQRSIAIALKLAEIDLMLDSAGESPVVLLDDVMAELDDARRAKVLEVTLGRCQTFITTTSLDEIDKSATDKARVFNVCAGKVTAV, encoded by the coding sequence TTGTATCAAGAACCGCCTGCAAGCAAGCTGTTCTATCGACACCACACCACTTCAGACAGACCCGATATGCATATAAAAACACTGAACCTGACAAACTTTCGCAATTACGAAAATCTGGAGGTAAAGCCCGACAACGGTCTGAACGTGCTCGTCGGGATGAATGCTCAGGGCAAGAGCGCCATACTGGAAGCCATATATCTGCTTGCGACCAGCAAGTCACATAGAACGTCGCGCGATATGGACCTGATCCGGCTCGGCGAGAGCGTCGCATGGATATGCGCTGAAGTTGTTCGCTCTGAAAGAAACGATGCCCTATTGGAGATTGCACTGAGCAGGACAGAACCCAAAACAGTCAAGATAAACAAAGTCAGGCACCCGAAGATAGGCGATATTGTTGGCCAGCTCAACGCTGTCATATTCAGCAATTCGGACATTGAAATGGTCCGCGGGGAACCGTCACTGCGCAGGAGGTTTTTGAACCTAGAGATATCTCAGGTCAGCCCACAGTATATATACGCCCTCGGCAGATATAAAAGGGTGTTGAGCCAGAGAAATAACCTCCTTAGAGATATTAAGGCAAGCAAGATTCAGAGCGCCGATATTGACGCATGGGACAGCCAACTAGTTGAGTATGGGTCCGCGATCATCTCGCGAAGGGCCAAGTTTATAGGTTTTCTGGCTGAATGTGCCGCCAACATATATTCATCATTAACAGACAACACTGAAGAGTTGAAAGTGACATATAAACCGAATATTGACCCCGCATCGCTGCATTCGGAAAAAGAGATCGCTGAAAAATTCGCAAATGCACTTATTGGACGGCGGTACATAGACATTATGCGCGGGACAACAACATCAGGACCTCATAGAGACGACATGGCTCTAAGCGTCAATGGGATGGCCGCAAGAGAGTTTGCGTCTCAGGGACAGCAGAGAAGTATTGCGATTGCTCTCAAACTGGCTGAGATCGATCTCATGCTGGACTCTGCGGGGGAAAGCCCGGTCGTGCTGTTGGATGATGTAATGGCCGAACTCGATGATGCCAGGCGCGCAAAAGTTTTGGAAGTTACACTGGGCAGGTGCCAGACATTTATCACCACAACGTCTCTGGACGAAATAGATAAGTCGGCCACAGATAAGGCCAGGGTATTTAATGTTTGTGCGGGCAAGGTGACTGCTGTATGA
- a CDS encoding RNA polymerase sigma factor, with protein sequence MMTSFDERQLISDLQAGERGAFEKLLDLYEDRVYNVVRAMIGTHDAEDVAQEALIEICNSVRSFRGRSKLNTWIYRVAVNVCLEHRRKRRVLCVPLEDDLVEAQLDTHIDPAVAVIRNEVKGDVDAALEMLPEKHRDAVILHEIQGLTYRECAQVLNCPVGTVKSRLSNAFIKLRELLGGYCS encoded by the coding sequence ATGATGACATCCTTTGATGAGAGACAATTGATCAGCGACCTGCAAGCGGGAGAGCGCGGCGCTTTTGAAAAACTGTTGGACCTTTACGAGGACCGTGTCTACAACGTCGTCCGCGCGATGATCGGAACACATGACGCGGAGGATGTTGCTCAGGAGGCGCTGATCGAAATATGCAATTCGGTCCGCAGTTTTCGGGGCAGATCAAAGCTGAACACTTGGATTTATCGTGTAGCCGTAAATGTCTGCCTTGAGCACAGACGCAAGCGCCGGGTCCTTTGCGTTCCATTAGAGGACGATCTTGTTGAGGCACAGCTCGACACGCATATTGATCCGGCTGTGGCCGTTATCCGGAATGAAGTCAAGGGTGATGTGGATGCAGCGCTTGAAATGCTGCCGGAGAAGCACAGAGATGCTGTCATTCTTCATGAAATACAGGGGCTGACTTATCGCGAATGTGCGCAGGTGCTCAACTGCCCTGTCGGAACTGTCAAATCCCGTTTGTCCAATGCGTTTATAAAGCTCAGAGAACTTCTTGGAGGCTATTGCTCATAA
- a CDS encoding DUF4349 domain-containing protein, with protein sequence MKCPKVRDNIKAFIDGELNPISRTLIARHIRQCAGCRAEEAAMRELSGQVKNSKTYSAPKGLREKVLSSINFEPAERPRLRWPYTTRPVSVALVMLVTIALAAVVVPMFNNGQSRSSEAKKYSLADRKLCNQAVPAALPPPAQPRSKIAAKQSRAYEKKVGAVRDMDLNIVGRIDNSNADVGISQVIVKTANMSMRVKNAESAGDKAVDIAKSLGGYVSDSSLTRDAGSSTSETMIIRVPVSSFERAIERLSALGKITSKSINGEDVTGELVDLESRLRNKRAEERQYLEIMNKAHRINDIITVSNELYRVRGEIEETAGRIKYLKSTAAMSTIDLTLDEKAKAKPVQSQIHKSMTGAVASLGRTISSIAGLLIWLAVYSPFWAIPILVALYYRRRNLAAQD encoded by the coding sequence ATGAAATGCCCAAAAGTAAGAGACAATATTAAGGCGTTTATCGATGGTGAACTAAACCCCATATCACGTACACTCATTGCCCGCCATATCAGGCAATGCGCAGGGTGTCGGGCTGAGGAGGCCGCGATGAGAGAGTTATCCGGCCAGGTCAAGAATTCCAAAACTTACTCTGCCCCAAAAGGGCTGCGCGAAAAGGTTCTCAGCAGTATCAACTTTGAACCTGCGGAAAGACCGCGCCTGAGGTGGCCATACACTACAAGACCAGTGAGTGTTGCCCTGGTTATGCTTGTAACAATCGCTTTGGCAGCAGTAGTGGTACCGATGTTCAACAATGGTCAGAGCCGCTCGTCGGAAGCAAAAAAATATAGTCTTGCAGACCGAAAACTATGTAATCAGGCTGTGCCTGCCGCATTACCTCCACCGGCGCAGCCCAGGTCAAAGATTGCTGCCAAACAGTCACGAGCTTATGAAAAGAAAGTCGGGGCTGTTCGTGATATGGACTTGAATATAGTTGGACGGATAGACAACAGTAATGCTGATGTCGGAATCAGCCAGGTAATTGTTAAGACGGCCAATATGAGCATGCGAGTCAAAAACGCCGAGTCGGCCGGCGATAAGGCCGTTGATATTGCAAAGTCTCTGGGGGGCTATGTCTCGGATTCTTCATTGACAAGGGATGCAGGCTCATCGACCTCGGAAACCATGATAATCCGTGTGCCGGTCAGTTCGTTTGAGCGTGCTATAGAAAGACTGAGCGCACTCGGTAAGATTACTTCAAAGAGCATCAACGGTGAAGATGTGACTGGTGAACTAGTCGATCTTGAATCCCGCCTGCGAAACAAACGCGCTGAGGAGCGTCAATACCTGGAAATAATGAATAAAGCACATCGTATAAACGACATCATTACTGTTTCAAATGAGTTATACCGTGTGCGCGGAGAGATAGAGGAGACGGCAGGACGCATCAAATATCTGAAGTCCACAGCAGCCATGTCCACAATTGACCTGACGTTGGATGAAAAAGCGAAAGCAAAGCCGGTGCAATCACAAATTCATAAGAGTATGACCGGCGCTGTCGCCTCACTCGGCAGGACAATCAGCAGCATAGCCGGTTTATTGATCTGGCTGGCTGTCTACTCACCGTTCTGGGCAATACCGATATTGGTGGCTCTGTATTATCGCAGGCGAAATCTTGCCGCTCAAGATTAA
- the smpB gene encoding SsrA-binding protein SmpB codes for MAKDTKTKPQEVSITNRKAWHEYFIDDQFEAGIVLVGTEVKSLRLGKASITEAFCKIENGELWIHGMHIAPYEQGNRFNVDPLRPRKLLIRKAEIEKINRKLQEKGFTLIPLKLYFTRGYAKLNVGLGRGKKLYDKRESIAAKDVERERRREEASRRD; via the coding sequence ATGGCAAAAGACACAAAAACCAAACCCCAGGAAGTTTCGATCACCAATCGTAAAGCCTGGCATGAATATTTTATAGACGATCAGTTCGAGGCCGGGATCGTGCTCGTAGGCACCGAAGTCAAGTCTCTGCGCCTGGGCAAAGCCAGCATAACAGAGGCTTTTTGCAAGATTGAAAACGGCGAACTCTGGATACATGGGATGCACATTGCACCGTATGAACAGGGCAACCGGTTCAATGTGGACCCACTGCGCCCGCGCAAATTGCTCATACGAAAGGCTGAGATCGAGAAGATCAACCGGAAGCTCCAGGAAAAAGGCTTTACACTAATACCCCTTAAGCTCTACTTCACTCGTGGCTACGCCAAGCTCAATGTCGGTCTTGGACGGGGCAAGAAACTCTATGACAAGCGCGAGTCAATCGCTGCCAAAGACGTAGAGCGTGAGCGCCGCCGTGAGGAGGCATCCAGACGAGATTAA
- a CDS encoding YebC/PmpR family DNA-binding transcriptional regulator, whose translation MSGHSKWHNIRLRKGKQDLQRGKIFTKLAREIIVAAKEGGGNPEANLRLRMAVQKARENSMPADNIKRAIQRGTGEIEGANFEEITYEGYGTAGVAVLVPCLTDNRNRTVAELRNIFSKNGGNLGEMGCVSWMFDQKGMVQIAADKSDEDSVMMATMDAGAEDIKVEEDVIEVTCPPDALPKVRDALTGEGIEFTSAELTMIPKSTVRVEDIKEASRILRLMDALEDNDDVQNAYANFDIPDDILQEAAG comes from the coding sequence ATGTCCGGTCATTCCAAATGGCATAATATAAGACTTCGCAAGGGCAAACAGGACCTGCAGCGAGGTAAAATATTCACAAAGCTCGCCCGCGAAATAATCGTTGCGGCAAAAGAGGGCGGCGGCAACCCGGAAGCCAACCTGCGGCTGCGAATGGCTGTTCAAAAGGCACGAGAAAACTCTATGCCCGCCGATAACATCAAACGCGCGATTCAGCGCGGCACCGGCGAAATTGAGGGAGCCAACTTCGAGGAGATTACCTATGAAGGGTATGGTACCGCCGGAGTGGCGGTCCTTGTTCCATGTCTCACGGATAACCGCAATCGGACGGTTGCCGAACTTCGCAATATTTTCTCCAAAAACGGCGGCAATTTAGGTGAAATGGGCTGCGTGAGCTGGATGTTCGACCAGAAGGGCATGGTACAGATAGCTGCAGATAAATCTGATGAAGACAGCGTGATGATGGCAACCATGGACGCCGGCGCCGAAGACATCAAAGTTGAGGAAGATGTCATTGAAGTAACATGCCCGCCGGATGCTCTGCCAAAGGTTCGTGATGCTCTGACCGGGGAAGGAATTGAATTCACCTCTGCTGAATTGACCATGATCCCGAAAAGCACAGTCCGGGTGGAAGATATAAAAGAAGCAAGTCGCATTCTTCGATTAATGGATGCGCTCGAAGATAACGACGATGTGCAGAACGCTTACGCCAATTTTGATATCCCCGATGATATCCTCCAGGAAGCTGCCGGATAA
- a CDS encoding ACT domain-containing protein encodes MYNEIRVFVENKSGKLAKVAGALGNAGIDIINIELADEGQFGVFKLLTADPQKAKQALENAGMTVAFNKVAVIEIADQPGSLVKLAKALENEGMSVQDAYGCILDRGKRAIFVVKGDNLEAIESAAKGAGLKVLDSLE; translated from the coding sequence ATGTATAATGAAATTAGAGTATTTGTAGAAAATAAGTCCGGCAAGCTGGCTAAGGTGGCCGGTGCGCTCGGCAACGCGGGAATTGATATCATAAACATTGAGCTTGCGGACGAAGGTCAGTTTGGCGTCTTCAAACTTCTTACTGCCGATCCACAAAAAGCAAAGCAGGCCCTTGAGAATGCGGGGATGACTGTCGCATTCAACAAAGTGGCCGTAATCGAGATTGCCGATCAGCCTGGCAGCCTGGTCAAACTTGCAAAGGCACTCGAAAATGAGGGAATGAGTGTGCAGGATGCCTATGGCTGCATCCTCGACAGGGGCAAACGTGCCATATTTGTCGTGAAAGGCGATAACCTGGAAGCGATAGAGTCTGCCGCAAAAGGCGCGGGGCTGAAGGTTTTGGATTCACTGGAATAG
- a CDS encoding phenylacetate--CoA ligase produces MIDISERIGERFKNMSRDQIEAFQSEALPKTVAQAAKSPWFAAKFKEMGIEPGDIKSRDDVTRLPFTTKNDLRLSYPAQMLTVDPVDIIRMHTSSGTTGKPTAIFHTAQDVANWAELMARSLYLAGARPDDVFQNMSGYGLFTGGLGLHYGAERLGMWVIPAGPGNTARQILLIRDFHVTVIHATPSYAMHVAERMIAEGDDPRSLGIKIAALGAEPYTEEMRHKLQDLYGFKAMNSYGLSEMNGPGVAFECKYQNGMHIWEDSYLVEVINPDTLQPAAEGEVGELVLTTLRRTAMPLIRYRTRDLTRLITDECPCGCKHSRLSRFVGRSDDMLIIRGVNVFPSQIEEVLMRNKWLGGNYVIELTKSAALDQMNIKVELSKDGFDGTVETLRKLRGDLQRQLKEQIGFTAAVEVTEPGSLPASEGKAKRVVDLRS; encoded by the coding sequence ATGATAGATATCTCAGAACGAATTGGCGAACGATTCAAAAACATGTCGCGCGACCAGATTGAGGCCTTTCAATCTGAAGCACTGCCAAAAACAGTCGCACAGGCTGCAAAGTCGCCATGGTTTGCAGCCAAATTTAAGGAAATGGGCATCGAGCCTGGGGATATCAAGTCCAGAGACGATGTAACCCGGCTGCCTTTCACCACAAAAAATGATCTTCGGCTGAGTTATCCTGCTCAAATGCTGACCGTAGACCCGGTCGATATCATACGGATGCACACTTCCAGTGGAACCACAGGCAAACCCACCGCCATCTTTCATACTGCCCAAGATGTCGCAAACTGGGCAGAGCTGATGGCTCGATCATTGTATCTCGCAGGTGCAAGACCCGATGACGTCTTTCAAAACATGTCCGGCTATGGTCTGTTTACAGGCGGCCTGGGTCTTCATTACGGTGCCGAAAGACTTGGGATGTGGGTTATTCCCGCGGGACCCGGCAACACTGCGCGCCAGATATTGCTGATACGCGACTTTCATGTAACCGTCATTCATGCGACCCCGAGCTATGCCATGCATGTAGCCGAGCGCATGATCGCGGAAGGTGACGATCCGCGAAGCCTCGGCATCAAGATAGCCGCTTTGGGAGCAGAGCCTTATACCGAAGAAATGCGCCATAAACTGCAGGACCTCTACGGTTTCAAGGCGATGAACAGCTACGGACTTAGCGAGATGAACGGTCCCGGCGTGGCGTTTGAATGCAAATATCAAAACGGCATGCACATCTGGGAAGACTCATACCTGGTCGAAGTCATAAATCCAGACACACTCCAGCCTGCCGCCGAAGGTGAGGTAGGAGAACTTGTCCTGACCACACTCCGGCGCACCGCCATGCCACTGATCAGATATCGCACCCGCGATCTTACGCGACTAATCACCGATGAATGCCCATGTGGCTGCAAGCACTCACGGCTGTCGCGGTTTGTAGGCAGATCGGACGATATGCTCATCATCCGGGGAGTAAACGTCTTTCCCAGCCAGATCGAAGAAGTGCTCATGCGCAACAAGTGGCTGGGCGGCAATTATGTGATAGAACTCACCAAATCCGCCGCTCTCGATCAGATGAACATCAAAGTGGAACTGTCCAAAGACGGCTTTGATGGAACCGTCGAGACACTGCGCAAGCTGCGCGGCGACCTTCAGCGTCAACTCAAAGAGCAGATCGGCTTTACCGCAGCAGTCGAAGTCACTGAACCGGGCAGCCTGCCGGCAAGCGAAGGCAAAGCCAAAAGAGTCGTTGATTTGAGATCTTAG
- a CDS encoding polysaccharide biosynthesis protein has translation MNEATARVFRRIRSRAGLLMLICSDLLALSAALILSLWLRYDTLTLSQIFEKFNQGHSVRFALVLCLYLLVFHAFRLYKYAWRFASIETIASVIGANTVGLCALLGVQYACEGKAFPLSVIIIFWMFSIVLVGGVRILLRMASLSANYGRGMFQVIPKDTRPRRVVILGGGPAGARLLNALTDEVSVQYDVRGFLDDVPERKGQYIRKVRVLGPLKQLYRMLEEHSVDEVLIAMPSASGAKIREYVLACRKKKVPVKIIPGMEEVLNGKASFRMEEISVEDLLRRQPVRINIDSVGECLTGARVMVTGAGGSIGSELCRQIMKQNPATLVLLGHGENSIHQIFQELAHTFPDKVDRLRVIIASVSDEVRIDQVFRAHRPHIVFHAAAHKHVPIMESNLLEAVQNNVIGTSVVAECCGIYASKKMVLISTDKAVSPSSVMGATKWLCEEVVRAATTRYSSTQYVTVRFGNVLGSRGSVVPIFHEAIMKKEPVYVTHPDMTRFFMSIPEAVQLVLQASASGDSGKLYVLDMGEPVRIVDLARDMIRLCGYEPNVDIPIIYSGLRPGEKLYEALTTPDEIMEPADCDGFFIVRRPQYFVGEEVGEVIKRLRKLINAGDTVEMRNLLEEIVPGFASNTLLAEAK, from the coding sequence ATGAACGAAGCAACAGCTCGTGTATTTCGGCGCATTCGTTCTCGTGCAGGCCTACTCATGCTGATCTGTAGCGACCTACTGGCGCTGAGCGCTGCGCTCATACTCTCGCTGTGGCTGCGTTACGACACCCTCACTCTTTCACAGATTTTCGAGAAATTCAATCAAGGCCACTCTGTTCGCTTTGCTCTGGTCCTCTGCCTTTACCTTCTTGTTTTTCATGCATTCCGGCTCTATAAGTATGCCTGGCGCTTTGCCAGTATTGAGACAATAGCGAGTGTAATAGGAGCAAATACCGTAGGGCTTTGTGCGCTGTTGGGTGTTCAATATGCCTGTGAGGGTAAGGCCTTTCCACTTTCAGTAATCATAATATTCTGGATGTTCAGTATAGTACTGGTGGGTGGAGTAAGAATCCTGCTCCGAATGGCAAGTTTGAGCGCCAATTACGGCAGGGGAATGTTTCAGGTTATACCAAAGGATACCCGCCCACGGCGGGTAGTCATACTCGGCGGCGGTCCTGCTGGAGCAAGACTGCTGAATGCACTTACAGACGAAGTCAGTGTTCAGTATGATGTGAGAGGCTTTCTGGATGACGTTCCTGAAAGAAAAGGCCAGTATATCAGAAAAGTGCGTGTGCTTGGTCCACTAAAGCAACTCTATAGAATGTTGGAAGAGCACAGCGTTGATGAAGTGTTAATTGCCATGCCCAGCGCGAGCGGAGCCAAAATACGCGAGTATGTCTTGGCATGCCGCAAGAAGAAAGTCCCGGTCAAGATAATCCCCGGTATGGAGGAAGTCCTCAACGGTAAAGCCTCGTTTCGTATGGAAGAGATCAGTGTCGAAGATCTGCTCCGACGTCAGCCGGTGCGCATAAATATAGACAGTGTTGGTGAGTGTTTGACCGGTGCCAGGGTAATGGTGACGGGCGCAGGCGGCTCCATAGGTTCTGAGTTGTGCCGCCAGATTATGAAACAAAATCCTGCCACACTTGTGCTTCTTGGCCATGGCGAGAATTCAATCCATCAGATTTTTCAGGAGCTCGCGCATACTTTCCCTGACAAAGTGGATAGACTTCGCGTTATCATAGCGTCCGTGTCTGATGAAGTACGCATTGATCAGGTCTTTCGAGCACATCGTCCGCATATTGTATTTCATGCTGCTGCGCACAAGCACGTGCCTATTATGGAAAGCAACCTGCTTGAGGCAGTACAAAATAATGTCATAGGCACCAGTGTTGTGGCAGAATGCTGTGGGATTTACGCCTCCAAAAAAATGGTGCTGATCTCCACGGATAAAGCTGTAAGCCCATCCAGCGTGATGGGAGCCACAAAGTGGCTGTGCGAAGAAGTTGTCAGGGCGGCGACTACACGGTATTCGTCAACGCAATATGTCACTGTGCGCTTTGGTAATGTTCTGGGCAGTAGGGGCAGTGTAGTGCCGATCTTCCATGAAGCAATTATGAAAAAAGAACCGGTCTATGTGACACACCCGGACATGACACGTTTCTTTATGTCCATACCTGAAGCAGTGCAGCTTGTGTTGCAGGCAAGTGCATCGGGCGATTCAGGCAAGCTGTATGTGCTGGATATGGGAGAACCGGTGCGGATTGTTGATCTTGCTCGCGATATGATTCGGCTGTGCGGATATGAGCCCAACGTTGATATCCCCATTATATACAGTGGCTTGCGGCCCGGTGAGAAACTGTATGAGGCTCTTACTACACCCGATGAGATAATGGAGCCTGCCGACTGTGACGGATTTTTCATAGTGCGAAGACCGCAGTATTTTGTTGGCGAAGAGGTAGGTGAGGTCATAAAAAGGCTGCGCAAGCTCATAAATGCGGGTGATACCGTTGAGATGCGCAACCTGCTGGAAGAAATTGTGCCCGGCTTTGCCAGCAACACCCTGCTGGCAGAAGCCAAATGA
- a CDS encoding sodium:alanine symporter family protein yields MKSIECFICYLNDNYLWGPPMLVLLLGTHLFLTIRLRGVQRYIPLAIKLSLGRSKEGEGDVSQFGALMTALAATIGTGNIIGVAAAVAAGGPGAVFWCWMTGVLGIATKYSEALLAVKFRVQTKDGHMLGGPMYALERGLKMKWAGVLFAIFTTIAAFGIGNIVQANALAQRANSAFGAPYWVSGIIMTILTAVVILGGIRSIANVCSALVPFMAVVYILGSLIILATGFAHIPYTIALIFKSAFTGQAAIGGFLGSTIMVAARWGIARGLFSNESGLGSAPIVAAAAQTKNPVRQALVSSTGTFWDTVVVCAITGLVLVNTGVWKMHFDGGAGALTAAAFGTVHSLGPIVLTIALATFVFSTILGWSYYGEKALEYLVGRRAILPYRIIWVGLVMFGSVSTPTLVWGFADAANALMALPNLLSLLLLSGVIVAETRKYLWENNLDETAPTSMEQKS; encoded by the coding sequence ATGAAATCAATCGAATGCTTTATATGTTATCTGAACGATAATTACCTGTGGGGACCGCCTATGCTGGTCCTGCTGCTGGGCACACATTTGTTCCTTACGATAAGGCTGCGCGGCGTCCAGCGATATATTCCTCTGGCGATAAAATTGTCTCTCGGTAGATCGAAGGAGGGTGAGGGTGATGTCAGCCAGTTTGGAGCACTCATGACTGCACTGGCCGCAACAATCGGAACTGGCAATATTATCGGTGTTGCTGCTGCGGTTGCAGCGGGTGGACCGGGAGCCGTGTTTTGGTGCTGGATGACCGGCGTGCTGGGGATCGCCACAAAATACTCCGAGGCACTGCTGGCCGTTAAATTCAGAGTTCAAACAAAAGATGGCCACATGCTTGGTGGACCCATGTATGCGCTTGAGCGTGGTCTCAAGATGAAATGGGCTGGCGTGCTTTTTGCGATATTCACCACCATCGCGGCGTTTGGAATAGGCAATATCGTACAGGCAAATGCACTCGCGCAGCGTGCCAATAGTGCATTTGGCGCTCCGTATTGGGTGTCGGGAATAATAATGACTATTCTGACAGCAGTTGTAATCCTTGGTGGAATAAGGTCTATAGCAAATGTCTGCTCGGCGTTAGTTCCATTTATGGCAGTAGTCTATATTCTCGGCAGCCTGATTATTCTCGCCACAGGATTTGCTCATATCCCATATACAATAGCACTCATATTCAAATCGGCATTCACCGGACAGGCTGCAATAGGCGGTTTTCTCGGGTCCACCATAATGGTCGCCGCAAGATGGGGAATTGCCAGAGGATTGTTCTCAAATGAGTCCGGCCTTGGCTCCGCTCCGATAGTCGCGGCTGCGGCACAGACAAAAAACCCCGTCCGTCAGGCGCTGGTATCATCCACCGGCACATTCTGGGATACAGTCGTTGTCTGCGCGATTACCGGCTTGGTACTCGTCAATACGGGGGTCTGGAAGATGCATTTCGACGGTGGTGCGGGCGCTCTCACTGCGGCCGCATTCGGCACCGTCCACAGCCTTGGACCAATTGTGCTGACTATTGCCCTCGCGACATTCGTGTTCTCGACAATACTGGGCTGGTCATACTATGGTGAGAAGGCGTTGGAATATCTGGTCGGGCGGCGGGCGATTTTGCCATATCGAATAATCTGGGTAGGCCTGGTTATGTTCGGCTCAGTATCCACTCCCACTCTCGTCTGGGGGTTCGCCGATGCTGCAAATGCTCTTATGGCTCTGCCAAACTTGCTATCGCTTCTACTGCTCAGCGGCGTGATTGTTGCGGAGACACGTAAGTACTTGTGGGAAAACAACCTGGATGAAACTGCGCCGACATCAATGGAGCAGAAAAGCTAA
- a CDS encoding electron transfer flavoprotein subunit beta/FixA family protein, translated as MKICCCIKQVPGTTEVKINPETNTLVREGVETQINPFDLYALEEAVRVKERMIAAGEESTVTVISMGPPQAEDALREAISLGADDAILLCDRAFAGSDTWCTSFALAMGVKKLEPDMVFCGMQAIDGDTGQVGPGIAVHANYAQVAYVAQIQELDSKKMTVKRLIEDGYEVCEVKLPAVLTVVKEINEPRTPSLRGKMAAKKAQITMWGAADVDAPADKVGLQGSPTQVVKIMTPPCRGGGETFEGENPELADKLYDVLKCMEVV; from the coding sequence TTGAAAATCTGCTGCTGTATTAAGCAAGTGCCCGGCACCACCGAGGTCAAGATCAACCCGGAGACCAACACCCTCGTGCGCGAAGGCGTTGAGACCCAGATCAACCCGTTCGATCTGTATGCCCTCGAAGAAGCCGTGCGTGTTAAAGAAAGAATGATTGCCGCAGGCGAAGAGTCTACGGTGACCGTTATATCGATGGGTCCTCCCCAGGCTGAAGATGCCCTTCGCGAGGCTATTTCCCTCGGCGCTGACGATGCAATCCTGCTTTGCGACCGCGCGTTTGCCGGATCAGATACATGGTGCACATCGTTTGCTCTGGCTATGGGCGTTAAGAAACTGGAGCCGGATATGGTCTTTTGCGGAATGCAGGCCATCGACGGCGACACCGGCCAGGTAGGTCCTGGGATCGCAGTGCATGCAAATTATGCCCAGGTAGCATATGTCGCCCAGATCCAGGAGCTGGACTCCAAGAAGATGACAGTCAAGCGCCTGATCGAAGACGGTTACGAAGTCTGCGAGGTGAAGCTGCCGGCGGTGCTCACGGTCGTCAAAGAGATAAACGAACCCCGCACTCCCAGCCTGCGCGGCAAGATGGCTGCGAAGAAAGCCCAGATTACTATGTGGGGTGCGGCTGATGTAGATGCTCCGGCAGATAAAGTCGGGCTGCAGGGCTCGCCAACGCAGGTCGTAAAGATCATGACTCCGCCATGCAGAGGCGGCGGCGAGACGTTTGAGGGCGAGAACCCCGAGCTCGCCGACAAGCTGTATGATGTATTAAAGTGCATGGAGGTAGTGTGA